The following are encoded together in the Streptomyces sp. NBC_00358 genome:
- a CDS encoding ABC transporter substrate-binding protein produces the protein MAKKPFLTAVFTATTLTLAGCSGAGAPSGEAASAPADPGSVSGDITVLTQRTDLVQDGTMKKYAAAFNKVYPKVKVKFQGITDYEGEVKIRMNTENYGDVLMIPAAISKDDYPKFFAPLGSTTQLSKKYRFTDKTGVNGKVYGIASFGTANGFVYNKAVWKKAGVTQWPATPEQFIADLGKIKAATDSVPYYTNFKDLWPLTAWTNSLGSVSCDPQSSNKLATTDSPWAPGSDLNVIDTLLYDIVHDKLSEKDPTTTNWESSKTLIAQGKVASMQLGSWAITQMQDAARKAGTNSDDIGFMPFPAQKNGKFCATLLSDYQQAVNAHSKHKAAARAWIDWFTDKSGYAQNEGAVSALKSAPMPDTLKAYTAAGVLFVERSEADTGKVNAIDDAAEIGLSKPDYRQKLVDLARGAQKGSLDGFLRDLDKRWNEARKTTVS, from the coding sequence ATGGCGAAGAAGCCTTTCTTGACCGCCGTGTTCACCGCTACGACACTGACACTCGCCGGATGCAGCGGTGCAGGGGCGCCGTCCGGAGAGGCTGCCAGCGCGCCGGCCGATCCCGGCAGCGTGTCCGGGGACATCACCGTTCTGACGCAGCGGACGGACCTGGTGCAGGACGGCACGATGAAGAAGTACGCCGCCGCGTTCAACAAGGTCTATCCGAAGGTGAAGGTGAAGTTCCAAGGCATCACCGACTACGAGGGGGAGGTCAAGATCCGGATGAACACGGAGAACTACGGCGACGTCCTCATGATCCCTGCCGCCATCTCCAAGGACGACTATCCCAAGTTCTTCGCCCCCCTGGGGAGCACCACTCAGCTCAGCAAGAAGTACCGGTTCACCGACAAGACCGGCGTGAACGGCAAGGTGTACGGCATCGCGAGCTTCGGCACCGCCAACGGCTTCGTCTACAACAAGGCCGTCTGGAAGAAGGCCGGCGTGACGCAATGGCCCGCCACTCCCGAGCAGTTCATCGCCGACCTGGGCAAGATCAAGGCGGCCACCGACTCGGTCCCGTACTACACGAACTTCAAGGACCTGTGGCCGCTGACCGCCTGGACCAACAGCCTGGGCTCGGTCAGCTGCGACCCGCAGTCGAGCAACAAGCTGGCCACGACCGACTCCCCGTGGGCGCCCGGCAGCGACCTGAACGTCATCGACACGCTGCTCTACGACATCGTGCACGACAAACTGTCCGAGAAGGACCCCACGACCACCAACTGGGAGAGCTCCAAGACCCTGATCGCCCAAGGGAAAGTCGCAAGCATGCAGCTGGGTTCCTGGGCCATCACCCAGATGCAGGACGCTGCGCGGAAGGCCGGCACCAACTCGGACGACATCGGCTTCATGCCCTTCCCCGCCCAGAAGAACGGCAAGTTCTGCGCCACCCTGCTGTCCGACTACCAGCAGGCTGTCAACGCTCACTCCAAGCACAAGGCTGCGGCCCGCGCCTGGATCGACTGGTTCACCGACAAGTCCGGGTACGCGCAGAACGAAGGGGCCGTATCAGCCCTCAAATCCGCGCCCATGCCGGACACGCTCAAGGCCTACACCGCCGCCGGCGTTCTGTTCGTGGAGCGCTCCGAGGCGGACACCGGGAAAGTCAACGCCATCGACGACGCCGCGGAGATAGGTCTGAGCAAGCCCGACTATCGCCAGAAACTGGTCGACCTGGCCCGCGGAGCGCAGAAAGGCAGTCTGGACGGCTTCCTTCGGGATCTCGACAAGCGGTGGAACGAGGCGAGGAAGACCACGGTTTCGTGA
- a CDS encoding glycoside hydrolase family 2 protein, protein MKDITLLSKGWSLHHEGKALSAVVPGCVHTDLLAAGLLPDPYIGTNELDVAWVGERPWTYSTHIGAATAHERTDLVFDGLDTATEITLDGVELGRTHNMHRTYRFDVTGRSGELAVRFLSAYTAAEAVRERTGDRPNVYPAPSQYIRKMACSFGWDWGPTLVTAGIWRPARLEHWSTARIARVRPMVTLAEAAGRVEVHLEVERSVAGDGRRLTALATVAGARAEAHFTGTSGVLTLDVPDPALWWPRGYGEQTLYELEVVLSAGQDVLDTWRRHIGFRTVELDRTPDEHGTAFTLIVNGERLFARGVNWIPDDALPSRVTSERYRRRLTQAAEANVDLVRVWGGGIYEDDSFYDICDELGLMVWQDFPFACAAYPEEQPLRGEVDAEARENVVRLMPHPSLVLWNGNNENLWGFRDWGWEPKLGGDSWGGGYYLDLLPRILAELDPTRPYTAGSPWSGDWERHPNDPAHGTHHSWEVWNRRDYAEYRDSVPRFVAEFGWQAPPAITTLRRALPGETLSPDSPGMLHHQKAEDGNGKLNRGVGRHFALPEGDFDRWHYLTQLVQARAVAAGIEHWRAHWPECAGTVLWQLNDCWPVSSWSAIDGDGRLKPLYHELRRLYADHLLTIQPDPGGPTVTLVNQSAHPWSTAVALRRFTTDGSQTGLGTWEVEVAPRSVARTRVPPQVALAPGAPREFLVADADELRALHIAVTDRNFDYPRPRFDVRIEPVDGKGDRVDIVVTAHTLVRDLLLQPDRLAPDATADRGLTSLLPGEDVRIRVRGWTGRDVQAVRAALFCVEPA, encoded by the coding sequence ATGAAGGACATCACCCTGCTCTCGAAGGGGTGGAGTCTGCATCACGAGGGGAAGGCGCTGAGCGCCGTCGTTCCCGGCTGTGTGCACACCGACCTGCTGGCCGCGGGGCTGCTGCCGGACCCGTACATCGGCACCAACGAACTCGACGTCGCCTGGGTGGGGGAGCGACCGTGGACGTACTCGACGCACATCGGCGCGGCGACCGCGCACGAACGCACCGACCTCGTCTTCGACGGTCTCGACACGGCCACCGAAATCACGCTTGACGGTGTCGAGTTGGGCCGAACACACAACATGCACCGGACCTACCGCTTCGACGTCACCGGCCGGTCCGGTGAACTGGCGGTGCGCTTCCTGTCCGCGTACACGGCAGCCGAAGCCGTGCGGGAACGGACCGGCGACCGTCCCAACGTGTATCCGGCACCTTCGCAGTACATCCGCAAGATGGCCTGCAGCTTCGGCTGGGACTGGGGACCCACCCTCGTCACGGCCGGCATCTGGCGTCCCGCCCGCCTGGAGCACTGGTCCACGGCCCGCATCGCCCGGGTACGTCCCATGGTCACCCTGGCAGAAGCAGCGGGGCGCGTGGAGGTGCACCTCGAGGTCGAGCGGTCCGTCGCAGGCGACGGGCGCCGGCTGACGGCCCTCGCGACCGTCGCCGGCGCCCGGGCCGAAGCGCACTTCACCGGTACGAGCGGGGTCCTGACGCTGGATGTACCGGACCCCGCCCTCTGGTGGCCGCGCGGCTACGGCGAACAGACCCTCTACGAGCTGGAGGTGGTGCTTTCCGCAGGGCAGGACGTGCTGGACACGTGGCGGCGGCACATCGGCTTCCGCACGGTCGAACTGGACCGCACACCCGACGAACACGGCACCGCTTTCACCCTGATCGTCAACGGTGAACGTCTCTTCGCGCGCGGCGTGAACTGGATCCCGGACGACGCCCTCCCCTCCCGGGTCACATCCGAGCGCTACCGCCGACGACTCACCCAGGCCGCGGAGGCCAACGTCGACCTCGTCCGCGTGTGGGGCGGAGGAATCTACGAGGACGATTCCTTCTACGACATCTGCGACGAACTCGGCCTCATGGTCTGGCAGGACTTCCCGTTCGCATGCGCGGCCTACCCCGAAGAGCAGCCACTGCGCGGTGAAGTGGACGCCGAGGCGCGTGAGAACGTCGTGCGTCTCATGCCGCACCCCTCCCTCGTACTGTGGAACGGCAACAACGAGAACCTCTGGGGGTTCCGCGACTGGGGCTGGGAGCCGAAGCTGGGCGGTGACTCATGGGGCGGCGGGTACTACCTCGACCTGCTGCCGCGCATCCTCGCCGAACTGGACCCCACCCGGCCCTACACCGCCGGAAGCCCATGGTCGGGCGACTGGGAGCGGCACCCCAACGACCCGGCCCACGGCACCCACCACTCATGGGAGGTGTGGAACCGCCGCGACTACGCCGAGTACCGGGACAGCGTGCCCCGGTTCGTCGCCGAGTTCGGCTGGCAGGCCCCGCCCGCGATCACGACCCTACGGCGGGCGCTGCCGGGAGAGACACTCTCGCCCGACTCACCCGGCATGCTCCACCACCAGAAGGCCGAAGACGGCAACGGCAAGCTCAACCGGGGAGTGGGCCGGCACTTCGCCCTGCCCGAGGGGGACTTCGACCGCTGGCACTACCTCACCCAGCTCGTCCAAGCCCGCGCCGTGGCCGCCGGGATCGAGCACTGGCGGGCGCACTGGCCCGAATGCGCGGGCACAGTACTCTGGCAACTCAACGACTGCTGGCCGGTGTCGTCCTGGTCCGCCATCGACGGGGACGGCCGGCTCAAGCCGCTCTACCACGAGCTCCGCCGCCTCTATGCCGACCACCTGCTCACCATCCAGCCCGACCCAGGCGGACCGACCGTGACCCTGGTGAACCAGTCGGCTCACCCCTGGAGCACCGCAGTCGCGTTGCGCCGGTTCACGACGGATGGTTCACAGACCGGCCTCGGTACCTGGGAGGTCGAGGTCGCTCCCCGCTCCGTCGCGCGGACGCGAGTTCCGCCGCAGGTGGCTCTGGCCCCGGGAGCCCCCAGGGAGTTCCTGGTGGCCGACGCGGACGAGCTCCGCGCCCTGCACATAGCGGTGACGGACAGGAACTTCGACTACCCGAGGCCGAGGTTCGATGTCCGGATCGAGCCGGTGGACGGGAAGGGCGATAGAGTCGACATCGTGGTCACCGCACACACCCTGGTACGCGATCTGCTGCTGCAGCCCGACCGCCTGGCCCCCGACGCGACCGCGGACCGCGGGCTGACCAGCCTGCTCCCCGGTGAAGACGTCCGCATCCGCGTCCGCGGCTGGACGGGGCGTGACGTCCAGGCCGTACGGGCTGCGCTGTTCTGCGTGGAGCCGGCGTGA
- a CDS encoding DUF899 domain-containing protein, whose amino-acid sequence MTTHALPPVVDAATWDRQLEALRAREKAATRELDAVAAERRRLPMVEMPDYTLEGEDGPVRLADVFEGKRQLIVYNHMWFAGKDWQCSGCTGFTSQYTRLGFLDNYDARFVIVTQGPIKEALAYKQRVGNQMTWYSTANSSFGADVGAPPDGGFAVNVFLRDGDSVYRTWHTNGRGTEQLSHTFALIDLLPYGRQEEWQDSPEGWPQSPTYSRWATSEDIAALYGLGSGGG is encoded by the coding sequence ATGACTACCCACGCACTACCACCCGTCGTCGACGCCGCAACTTGGGATCGCCAACTCGAGGCGCTGCGAGCCCGGGAGAAGGCCGCGACGCGGGAGCTTGACGCCGTCGCCGCCGAGCGTCGTCGCCTGCCGATGGTCGAGATGCCCGACTACACCCTGGAGGGCGAGGACGGCCCCGTTCGGCTGGCGGACGTCTTCGAAGGCAAGAGGCAACTGATCGTCTACAACCACATGTGGTTCGCGGGCAAGGATTGGCAGTGCTCGGGCTGCACGGGGTTCACCTCGCAATACACCCGCCTGGGGTTCCTGGACAACTACGATGCGCGATTCGTCATCGTCACCCAGGGCCCGATCAAAGAGGCACTCGCCTACAAGCAGCGGGTCGGCAACCAGATGACGTGGTACTCGACTGCCAACAGCTCGTTCGGGGCCGACGTCGGCGCACCGCCCGACGGAGGATTCGCGGTCAACGTGTTCCTGCGCGACGGCGACTCCGTCTATCGCACCTGGCACACCAACGGTCGGGGTACTGAGCAGCTCAGTCACACCTTCGCGCTGATCGACCTCCTGCCGTACGGACGGCAGGAGGAATGGCAGGATTCGCCCGAGGGATGGCCTCAGTCGCCCACCTACAGTCGGTGGGCGACGTCCGAAGACATCGCTGCGCTCTATGGCTTGGGCTCTGGCGGCGGCTGA
- a CDS encoding LacI family DNA-binding transcriptional regulator: MSAPSDRVTIRDVARHAGVSTGAVSIVFNDKPGVSPATRERIIEAARELGWTPNSRARSLSGTRVDTVGLAICRPARLLGLEPFYMEFISGIESVLSDRSYSLLLRLVRDLDEEVNLYKHWWQGRQVGGSIVVDFHQDDPRVPALENLGMPTVAVGHPSLTGDLTSVWTDDATAVEEAVRYLAALGHRRIARVGGPAGLGHSGIRTTAFESVGRELGLESGPQVATGFAGEDGARATRSLLLTPDRPTAIVYDNDIMAVAGAAVAQELGLAVPGDLSLLAWDDSQLCRLTHPPLSAMSHDVHGFGAEVMRTLFAVISGQGPASHQVSTPSLTPRGSTGPPSR, translated from the coding sequence GTGAGCGCTCCGTCCGACCGTGTCACCATCCGGGACGTCGCCCGGCACGCCGGGGTGTCCACGGGAGCCGTCTCCATCGTGTTCAACGACAAACCCGGGGTTTCCCCCGCCACCCGCGAGCGCATCATCGAGGCAGCGCGCGAACTGGGATGGACCCCGAACAGCCGGGCGCGCAGCCTGTCCGGGACCCGGGTGGACACCGTGGGACTCGCCATCTGCAGGCCGGCACGACTGCTCGGGCTCGAACCGTTCTACATGGAATTCATCTCCGGTATCGAGAGCGTACTGAGCGACCGGTCCTACTCACTGCTACTGCGCCTCGTACGAGATCTTGACGAAGAGGTCAATCTCTACAAGCACTGGTGGCAGGGTCGGCAGGTCGGCGGTTCCATCGTCGTCGACTTCCACCAGGACGACCCCCGCGTCCCCGCGCTGGAGAACCTCGGCATGCCCACGGTGGCCGTGGGCCACCCCTCCCTCACCGGGGACCTGACGTCCGTGTGGACCGACGACGCCACCGCGGTCGAGGAAGCCGTCCGCTATCTGGCCGCGCTCGGACACCGCCGCATCGCCCGAGTGGGAGGCCCGGCCGGCCTCGGACACAGTGGGATCCGCACGACAGCGTTCGAGTCGGTAGGACGTGAACTCGGGCTGGAGAGCGGCCCACAGGTGGCCACCGGGTTCGCGGGCGAGGACGGCGCCCGCGCCACCCGCTCGCTGCTCCTTACTCCCGATCGGCCCACGGCCATCGTCTACGACAACGACATCATGGCGGTGGCGGGCGCGGCCGTGGCGCAGGAGCTCGGGCTCGCCGTCCCCGGCGACCTGTCGCTGCTGGCGTGGGACGACTCGCAGTTGTGCCGTCTGACCCACCCCCCGCTCTCTGCGATGAGCCACGATGTGCACGGCTTCGGAGCCGAGGTGATGCGTACATTGTTCGCCGTCATCTCGGGCCAAGGACCCGCTTCCCACCAGGTGTCCACTCCCAGCCTCACCCCGCGAGGCTCGACGGGTCCACCGTCGCGCTGA
- a CDS encoding carbohydrate ABC transporter permease: MSNLTHRSQRPFIARTFVYASLVLASLVVLIPLAVVLLTSLKTPREAADSGRALSLPHNWLNLHNYATAFTDGHLLMALGNTAFILGFSITGTVLIGSMTAYAVDRFDFRGKRLVVGLFLIAALVPGVTTQVATFQVVNSFGLFDTRLAPILLYTGTDIVSIYIFLQFIRGIPRSLDEAARIDGANALTIYWKIIFPLLKPAVATVVIVKGITVYNDFYIPFLYMPSEELGTMSTALFRFKGPFGAHWEEISAGTVLVILPTLTVFLFLQRYIYNGFARGATK; this comes from the coding sequence ATGAGCAACCTCACCCACCGTTCCCAACGGCCCTTCATCGCCCGGACGTTCGTCTACGCCTCACTGGTCCTCGCCTCCCTCGTCGTCCTGATACCGCTCGCAGTCGTCCTCCTCACATCCTTGAAGACTCCGCGTGAAGCCGCCGACAGTGGCCGGGCGTTGAGCCTGCCCCACAACTGGCTCAACCTGCACAACTACGCCACCGCCTTCACCGACGGCCACCTGCTCATGGCACTCGGCAACACGGCCTTCATCCTTGGCTTCTCCATCACGGGCACAGTTCTGATCGGTTCCATGACCGCGTACGCCGTGGACCGCTTCGACTTCCGCGGCAAGAGGCTGGTAGTGGGCCTGTTCCTCATAGCCGCCCTCGTCCCCGGCGTGACCACCCAGGTGGCCACCTTCCAAGTGGTCAACAGCTTCGGCCTGTTCGACACCCGTCTGGCCCCCATCCTGCTGTACACGGGGACGGACATCGTGTCGATCTACATCTTCCTCCAGTTCATCAGAGGTATCCCCCGGTCCCTGGACGAGGCCGCCCGCATCGACGGCGCAAACGCACTGACCATCTACTGGAAGATCATCTTCCCGCTCCTGAAGCCGGCGGTGGCAACCGTCGTCATCGTCAAGGGGATCACCGTCTACAACGACTTCTACATCCCCTTCCTCTACATGCCCTCCGAGGAACTGGGCACAATGTCCACCGCCCTCTTCCGGTTCAAGGGCCCCTTCGGCGCTCACTGGGAGGAAATCTCCGCCGGCACAGTCCTGGTCATCCTGCCCACGCTCACCGTCTTCCTCTTCCTCCAGCGGTACATCTACAACGGCTTCGCCCGGGGAGCCACGAAGTAG
- a CDS encoding NADPH-dependent F420 reductase: MTTIAVLGNGRVGGNLATALTRAGHEVTVANRAPGAAADAARTARIVINATPGAGSLDRLAALREELRGKILVDVSNATVDGPDGLPADLLYPGSSLAEQLQEALPETHVVKTLNTMLFPVMTAPATLTRAPDAFLSGDDQQAKQTVRELLLDLGWRKEWITDLGGIQTARATEAAILFVPHVIRSSGFTPFAISITR, translated from the coding sequence ATGACCACGATCGCAGTTCTCGGAAACGGCCGCGTCGGCGGCAACCTGGCCACAGCCCTCACCCGGGCAGGGCATGAGGTGACAGTGGCGAACCGCGCTCCAGGCGCCGCCGCCGACGCTGCCCGGACAGCCCGGATCGTCATCAACGCCACCCCGGGCGCCGGCTCGCTCGACCGGCTTGCCGCCCTGCGAGAGGAACTGCGCGGCAAGATCCTCGTCGACGTCTCCAACGCCACCGTCGACGGCCCCGACGGACTGCCTGCCGACCTGCTCTACCCCGGCTCAAGCCTTGCCGAGCAACTCCAGGAAGCGCTCCCCGAAACGCACGTCGTCAAGACACTCAACACCATGCTCTTCCCGGTGATGACCGCGCCCGCCACCCTCACCCGGGCGCCCGATGCCTTCCTCTCCGGCGACGACCAGCAGGCCAAGCAGACCGTCCGCGAACTGCTCCTCGACCTCGGCTGGCGCAAGGAGTGGATCACCGACCTCGGCGGGATCCAGACCGCCCGCGCCACGGAGGCCGCGATTCTGTTCGTACCGCACGTGATTCGGTCCAGCGGATTCACGCCCTTCGCGATCTCGATCACTCGCTGA
- a CDS encoding carbohydrate ABC transporter permease — protein sequence MPDTTRAPAAHLTPPSPRRAMARAAHGAPLRSWRSAPMHTLTPWLFLLIPVGLLITFTYVPVGNMIYYSFTDWDGVSPERHLTGLRNYTDLFTRPELFRVFFVSLYYLAASAVQIAAALYFATVLSFDLRLRNLFKGILFFPYLINGVAIGFVFLYFFQDGGTLDTLLSWFGAGSDHAWLGDPRSANISLAGVSVWRFTGLNFVLFLGAIQSIPGELYEAAELDGANRWKQFRHLILPGIRPVISLSVILAVSGSLSVFEIPYVMTGGATGTSTFVIQTVKLAFQFNKTGLASAAAVVLLLIVLLITWLQRLLVPDDNVDLV from the coding sequence ATGCCCGACACGACTCGCGCCCCTGCGGCGCACCTCACCCCGCCATCTCCGCGCCGCGCCATGGCCCGGGCGGCTCACGGAGCCCCGCTGCGTTCGTGGCGCTCGGCTCCGATGCACACGCTCACACCCTGGCTGTTCCTGCTGATCCCCGTCGGGCTGCTGATCACGTTCACCTATGTACCGGTGGGCAACATGATCTACTACAGCTTCACCGACTGGGACGGGGTGAGCCCTGAGCGCCATCTCACCGGCCTGCGGAACTACACGGACCTCTTCACCCGTCCTGAGCTGTTCCGTGTGTTCTTCGTCAGCCTCTACTATCTGGCGGCGTCCGCGGTCCAGATCGCCGCGGCGCTCTACTTCGCCACGGTCCTCAGTTTCGACCTGCGGCTGCGTAACCTCTTCAAGGGGATCCTGTTCTTCCCCTACCTGATCAACGGCGTGGCCATCGGGTTCGTCTTCCTGTACTTCTTCCAGGACGGCGGCACCCTCGACACCCTTTTGTCGTGGTTCGGAGCAGGCTCGGACCATGCCTGGCTCGGTGATCCCCGATCGGCGAACATCTCGTTGGCCGGCGTCTCGGTGTGGCGGTTCACCGGGCTCAACTTCGTGCTCTTCCTCGGCGCCATCCAGTCGATCCCCGGTGAGCTCTACGAGGCCGCGGAACTCGACGGAGCCAACCGGTGGAAGCAGTTCCGTCACCTGATCCTTCCCGGGATCCGGCCCGTCATCAGCCTCAGCGTCATCCTCGCCGTCTCCGGCTCACTGTCAGTGTTCGAGATCCCCTACGTCATGACCGGCGGCGCCACGGGCACCTCCACCTTCGTCATCCAGACCGTCAAGCTGGCCTTCCAGTTCAACAAGACAGGTCTGGCGTCAGCCGCCGCCGTCGTCCTGCTTCTCATCGTCCTGTTGATCACGTGGCTGCAGCGCCTCCTCGTACCCGACGACAACGTGGACCTGGTATGA